From the genome of Aspergillus chevalieri M1 DNA, chromosome 8, nearly complete sequence, one region includes:
- a CDS encoding putative Golgi reassembly stacking protein (BUSCO:EOG09262V9N;~COG:U;~EggNog:ENOG410PKK9;~InterPro:IPR024958,IPR036034,IPR007583;~PFAM:PF04495;~go_function: GO:0005515 - protein binding [Evidence IEA]), whose protein sequence is MFGALNRIIGRLDEAPREPRNPTGESTSFGFQVLRNKDPELPLEPWFDFIVGINGHAIEDPNPNLFATEVRNCAGSSVTFEIWSAKGQRTHTVSIPVSPRNPSLGVALQLAPLSSTQHIWHVLSIPSPLSPAYRAGLLPHSDYIIGTPSGTLRGESALGELVEDHLDRTLVLWVYNNEFDVIREVELVPTRGWGGEGALGAELGYGALHRLPVGLGEEVEGPGEVVFETREDGTSTPVAADPFNPKLGGVSGGGQFLVPANMPAPPPFTSPNGTLPPPSGTKAAGRRKPRHAALSPSRGFDEYFAEGEQKSREQDYAPSRGGTPLPPPPKIGPSPSDSTSPAPGTEAPVG, encoded by the exons ATGTTTGGCGCATTGAATCGCATCATCGGGCGTCTGGACGAGGCACCTCGGGAACCGCGGAATCCCACTGGAGAGAGCACGTCCTTTGGCTTCCAGGTCCTGCGCAACAAGGACCCCGAACTACCCTTGGAGCCGTGGTTCGATTTTATCGTTGGGATTAATGGACATGCCATT GAAGACCCAAACCCGAACCTCTTTGCTACTGAAGTCCGCAACTGCGCAGGCTCGAGTGTGACCTTTGAGATCTGGAGCGCAAAG GGCCAACGAACACACACCGTCTCAATCCCCGTCTCCCCCAGGAACCCCTCCCTCGGAGTCGCATTGCAACTAGCTCCCCTCTCCTCGACCCAACACATCTGGCACGTACTCTCGATTCCGTCTCCTCTCAGCCCGGCGTACCGTGCAGGATTACTCCCTCACTCAGACTACATCATTGGAACTCCCAGCGGCACATTACGAGGCGAGTCGGCGCTTGGAGAGTTAGTGGAGGACCACCTAGATCGAACCCTCGTACTGTGGGTGTACAATAATGAATTTGACGTAATTCGAGAAGTTGAGCTTGTACCGACGAGAGGCTGGGGTGGTGAGGGAGCATTAGGTGCGGAACTGGGTTACGGCGCATTACATCGACTACCAGTCGGGTTGGGAGAAGAAGTCGAAGGACCGGGCGAGGTGGTATTCGAGACACGAGAGGATGGCACATCAACACCTGTCGCTGCCGATCCCTTCAATCCTAAACTGGGAGGTGTTTCCGGTGGAGGTCAGTTCCTGGTCCCGGCAAACATGCCTGCTCCGCCACCGTTTACTTCTCCAAACGGGACCCTGCCTCCGCCATCAGGGACAAAGGCGGCCGGACGCCGGAAGCCACGCCATGCTGCATTGTCACCCAGTCGTGGATTTGATGAGTACTTTGCTGAAGGAGAACAGAAGAGTAGAGAGCAGGATTACGCCCCGTCGAGGGGAGGGACACCATTGCCTCCGCCACCGAAAATTGGACCGTCACCGTCGGATTCCACTAGTCCTGCACCTGGGACAGAGGCGCCTGTGGGCTAG
- the OCT1 gene encoding mitochondrial intermediate peptidase (BUSCO:EOG09260JJW;~COG:O;~EggNog:ENOG410PGPG;~InterPro:IPR033851,IPR024077,IPR001567;~MEROPS:MER0001156;~PFAM:PF01432;~go_component: GO:0005759 - mitochondrial matrix [Evidence IEA];~go_function: GO:0004222 - metalloendopeptidase activity [Evidence IEA];~go_process: GO:0006508 - proteolysis [Evidence IEA];~go_process: GO:0006627 - protein processing involved in protein targeting to mitochondrion [Evidence IEA]), with translation MSIMLALHRRPWTCRQCLQRLRFRRAFATATSTATASNYVPAYQRTQKKSTDDATLRRVFDSQAFWKDFSQRSSASLKPTGLVQNQYLTTPDGFREFAGVSLQKCQAIVAKVLGASTLDGYRKIARDLDRLSDLLCRVIDLSDFIRVIHPDPRVQEAATQAYALMFEYMNILNTTTGLHDQLKKAFANPEVTSHWSEEEMIVAQILIKDFSNSAIHMPPNERQRFVNLSSEISQVGSEFVNSAEPAKSHVVVPTNSLRGLDPIVIQKIKRWNRTAPVPTMGLIPRLALRSVHDEEVRKEIYLATRTSSTRQVHRLEQLLARRAELAKLSGYESFAHMTLSDKMAKTPEAVSNFLMSLVGSNREHVQEELSKLQSLKGSSLSPLQPWDHAYYVHRRVMEYSQARRSRELNAVPEFFSLGTVMQGLSRLFDQLYGVRLVPQETGPGETWNPDVRRLDVVDESERHIAVIYCDLFSRPNKLPNPAHFTLRCAREISAEEIAECASLADSTHHPNDGMATAVDPTTKTLRQLPTIALVCDFPEPAGTGGHPALLSEHSVRTLFHEMGHALHSILGQTRLQSISGTRCATDFAELPSVLMEHFATAPEVLSLYARHWQTDAPLSESMMRSMELDRTAHGSIYGAVENEAQILMALVDQAYHSASPGSAINSTAVYHDVFSKHSSLPDPADAQPPTSWQGFFGHLYGYGATYYSYIFDRAIANKLWEDVFQGGKAAVDREAGERYKNEVLRFGGGRNGWHCVAGVLGESNPSNANGRLVEGGDEAMREVGRWGLGRDGVSG, from the coding sequence ATGAGCATCATGTTGGCGCTACATCGCCGGCCATGGACCTGCCGCCAATGCCTGCAACGACTACGCTTCCGACGAGCCTTTGCGACGGCAACCTCGACGGCCACAGCGTCTAACTACGTTCCGGCATATCAAAGAACGCAGAAGAAGAGCACGGACGATGCTACCCTGAGACGGGTCTTTGACTCGCAGGCGTTCTGGAAAGACTTCTCGCAGCGGAGTTCCGCGAGTCTCAAGCCGACTGGACTAGTGCAGAACCAATACTTGACAACTCCAGACGGATTCCGGGAATTTGCCGGTGTGTCGCTGCAGAAATGCCAGGCGATCGTGGCCAAGGTCCTGGGGGCTTCGACGTTGGACGGGTATCGGAAGATCGCGCGGGATCTGGATCGTCTGAGTGACCTGCTGTGCCGGGTGATTGATCTCTCCGACTTTATCAGGGTTATTCATCCGGACCCGCGCGTGCAGGAGGCGGCTACACAGGCTTATGCTTTAATGTTCGAGTACATGAATATTCTCAACACGACCACCGGACTGCATGATCAGCTGAAAAAAGCGTTTGCGAATCCGGAGGTGACATCGCACTGGAGTGAAGAGGAAATGATTGTGGCGCAGATATTGATCAAGGACTTTTCCAACTCCGCAATCCATATGCCGCCTAATGAGCGACAGCGGTTTGTGAATTTGTCCAGCGAGATCAGCCAGGTGGGTTCGGAGTTTGTGAATAGCGCCGAACCTGCCAAATCCCATGTGGTTGTGCCTACGAACAGTCTCCGTGGTTTGGATCCTATTGTGATCCAGAAGATTAAACGATGGAACCGGACAGCGCCGGTGCCAACTATGGGGTTGATCCCCCGACTGGCATTGCGGTCGGTCCATGATGAGGAAGTCCGGAAGGAGATCTATCTGGCGACGCGGACCTCGAGTACACGACAAGTGCATCGCCTTGAGCAACTTCTTGCGAGACGAGCGGAATTGGCCAAACTCTCTGGGTACGAAAGCTTTGCGCACATGACGCTCAGTGACAAGATGGCCAAGACGCCAGAAGCAGTATCGAACTTCCTGATGTCCCTGGTGGGAAGCAACCGGGAACACGTCCAGGAGGAACTCTCTAAGCTGCAAAGCTTGAAGGGCTCGTCGTTGTCGCCTCTGCAACCATGGGATCATGCATACTACGTGCACCGACGGGTCATGGAGTATTCGCAGGCCCGCCGTTCGCGAGAACTCAACGCCGTCCCGGAGTTCTTCTCCCTGGGAACCGTGATGCAGGGTCTCTCGCGACTGTTCGACCAACTCTACGGAGTGCGTCTAGTCCCACAAGAAACTGGCCCAGGTGAGACCTGGAACCCAGATGTGCGACGACTAGACGTAGTCGACGAATCTGAACGCCACATCGCAGTCATCTACTGCGACCTCTTCTCGCGCCCCAACAAACTCCCGAACCCAGCACACTTCACCCTCCGCTGCGCGCGCGAGATTTCTGCCGAAGAAATCGCCGAGTGCGCCTCACTAGCCGACTCCACGCACCACCCCAACGACGGCATGGCTACAGCCGTCGACCCAACCACCAAAACCCTCCGTCAACTCCCCACCATCGCGCTGGTCTGTGATTTCCCCGAACCCGCCGGCACAGGCGGCCACCCCGCCCTTCTCAGCGAGCACAGCGTGCGCACCCTCTTCCACGAAATGGGCCACGCCTTGCACTCCATCCTCGGCCAGACTCGCCTGCAATCCATCTCCGGCACCCGCTGCGCAACCGACTTCGCCGAACTCCCCTCCGTCCTCATGGAACACTTCGCAACCGCCCCAGAAGTCCTCTCCCTCTACGCCCGCCACTGGCAAACCGACGCCCCACTGTCCGAATCCATGATGCGAAGCATGGAACTTGACCGCACAGCCCACGGCTCCATCTACGGCGCCGTCGAAAACGAAGCCCAGATCCTCATGGCCCTCGTCGACCAGGCATACCACTCTGCATCCCCCGGCTCAGCTATCAATAGCACAGCCGTCTACCACGATGTCTTCAGTAAGCACTCCAGCCTGCCTGATCCAGCAGACGCGCAGCCACCTACTTCGTGGCAGGGTTTCTTTGGGCATTTGTACGGCTACGGCGCGACGTATTACAGTTACATTTTCGACCGCGCGATTGCGAATAAGCTCTGGGAGGATGTATTCCAGGGTGGCAAGGCTGCTGTGGACCGTGAGGCTGGGGAGCGGTACAAGAATGAAGTGCTAAGGTTTGGTGGTGGAAGGAACGGGTGGCATTGCGTCGCTGGTGTTTTGGGAGAGAGTAACCCCTCGAATGCAAATGGGAGACTTGTGgagggtggtgatgaggcgATGCGTGAAGTTGGAAGGTGGGGATTGGGAAGGGATGGGGTTTCTGGTTAG
- a CDS encoding MICOS complex subunit MIC26/MIC27 (COG:S;~EggNog:ENOG410PP9A;~InterPro:IPR033181,IPR019166;~PFAM:PF09769;~go_component: GO:0061617 - MICOS complex [Evidence IEA];~go_process: GO:0042407 - cristae formation [Evidence IEA]), translated as MSFRPVLKQRAVAPIAATLLAGGISLYPNRTAFAEAPRDNRKPIYDDFPELSEPAPAKSAPIAIPEAPKTESPSTSTPSSSLTSSPTPTDILTSQVRQARLFLYENSLAAETGFNNFLSRALHIENAFTNTIASLAPAPESGERLMPGGVYVIVAAMAGSIVSRNRGFILRSASPLAFGTVAAWTLLPVTMRNVSDLVWEYEKRVPAVAENHLLLREKAEHIWHTGIAHSGMARMMMEEKIGEGRKKLEELVRKGH; from the exons ATGTCATTCCGGCCAGTGTTGAAGCAG CGGGCTGTTGCTCCGATCGCTGCCACCCTTCTGGCGGGTGGTATCTCGCTCTATCCCAACCGGACGGCATTCGCAGAGGCCCCGAGGGACAAT AGAAAACCAATCTACGACGACTTCCCCGAGCTCTCAGAACCTGCTCCCGCCAAATCCGCCCCCATCGCGATCCCAGAAGCCCCCAAGACCGAGTCCCCCTCGACCTCCACTCCCTCCTCGTCGTTGACCTCGTCGCCCACCCCGACAGACATCCTGACGAGCCAGGTCCGCCAAGCCCGTCTCTTCCTGTACGAGAACTCGCTCGCCGCGGAAACCGGCTTCAACAACTTCCTCTCGCGGGCCCTGCACATCGAGAACGCCTTCACCAACACCATTGCGTCTCTGGCTCCAGCCCCCGAGTCCGGCGAGCGGTTGATGCCCGGCGGCGTGTACGTTATCGTCGCCGCCATGGCTGGCTCCATCGTCTCGCGCAACCGGGGCTTCATCCTGCGCTCTGCGTCACCTCTTGCGTTCGGCACCGTGGCTGCGTGGACTCTGCTCCCCGTTACTATGCGGAATGTCTCTGATTTGGTCTGGGAGTATGAGAAGCGGGTTCCGGCTGTTGCGGAGAACCATCTTCTGCTGAGGGAGAAGGCGGAGCATATCTGGCACACTGGCATTGCGCACAGTGGTATGGcgcggatgatgatggaggaGAAGATTGGTGAGGGCCGGAAGAAGCTTGAGGAATTGGTGAGGAAAGGTCATTAA
- a CDS encoding M protein repeat protein (COG:S;~EggNog:ENOG410PQKZ;~InterPro:IPR029605): protein MASTEDRVAPPPATDTDTENIPPPATPVESSVMSGSEDPVTSPEAGKDQESSKENVKPSSPTKTASSTSTGTTKRPLSGSTPTTKRPTSTTSTPKTTTASSRTSTNGSTLSKPPTRPTTTTASTATRRPLSSATTASHRSRASVSSSADEKSRLSSSDEKKGISGTAKRMSLAGTPSTRAPTKPTTSTLDRRSSVAGTTAERKTTSRPSSLVGSTTKPATKPATSTSATRTSTTATRPTSRPTSTSTTRPSAVSDARKRLSTATPSSATKSAEQDAEKLQALQNQLSESEGTVASLRAELESVNEKLGQLSVSGEGDSIKDDSASDGLKAEHAAEVERLTASHEQALKALQMQLEEADTKRKELEEKSVQDLENAAKSAAEQGDEKTAAAFEELKQSHQAQMEALEKELSEQKAAATEYGEQVNSLKQELETLKATFQEEKAMALEGLERELKGRDQVIENLNTEMQRLDDAKEQEVRAAEENAKQTVLGLEEKVASLEAKLSETEPADVEKKGEYEASSPEAVTEKEKEVVELKQALEKLQSELEETRATAATELSEKLKQLESNHEVAIAKLKSEHEEALASATASHAQELAVAKEAVESSDSTAKSQELQELREALEAANAAALKGREEAVNEIKTAHEAELQSLQQKIETSEQALTEAKQSAEKGASSSQEIDSLKEKIAALESQLSTGEEAAQSKQQEVEALQQNLSTLEDKVKANEERAAAAEKALEEHAQQATGVTEDHSQALEALKAEHSAELEKARAEASESHEGALRDIQLKYNDLISKHQDLESNHGQKVEAVEAELKTVLERHTGEIASQAELREKEIAELQQQFEKTKASLRAEVEAAQSFKTIEAEAEHSRAIETLLGAQEEKMSKLRADLESSNQVKLDELQKSHDEVLAEIKGQLAEAQSAAQDTSVVEGLKSTIVDLEHKLADAEAKSNTAGDELASMHSAEKAELEQKVQAANAQVEELQKSLGASDIAKAEIDNVLNQLAASQEELTQLKTKSEAASNELEQSKMQARTFEEKLAQGEKDLNDQIDKNMSLLNQLGEVDSAIAASRKRVRELEAEVAALKSGAKGSTGLEGSRWAPENKEDAGPAATEGEDLGSSIEGTMASLQEQLKFIRTTNDDWCDEHRRLVTDLVNLSEKVTGENSHPSTPRPELMLRSRSERSGEASS from the exons ATGGCTTCAACCGAGGACCGCGTCGCTCCCCCTCCGGCTACAGATACCGATACGGAGAACATCCCTCCTCCGGCCACTCCCGTCGAATCCTCTGTTATGTCCGGCAGTGAGGATCCCGTTACCAGCCCTGAGGCCGGCAAGGACCAGGAAAGTTCCAAGGAAAATGTCAAGCCATCGTCTCCTACCAAGACCGCTTCTTCCACCAGCACCGGCACGACCAAGCGGCCCTTGTCGGGTTCGACCCCCACCACTAAACGGCCTACTTCCACGACATCGACTCCCAAGACTACCACCGCTTCTTCGCGCACGTCCACCAACGGTAGTACGCTAAGCAAACCCCCTACGCGTCCGACCACAACCACCGCTTCCACTGCGACCCGCAGACCCCTGAGCTCTGCCACGACCGCTTCCCATCGTTCCCGCGCATCTGTCAGCAGCTCTGCAGATGAAAAGTCGCGCTTGAGCTCTAgcgatgagaagaagggtaTCTCTGGAACGGCCAAGCGCATGTCGCTCGCGGGCACTCCCTCCACCCGCGCCCCCACCAAGCCAACCACATCCACCTTGGACCGCAGATCTAGTGTGGCTGGCACAACAGCAGAACGGAAGACCACGTCTCGTCCGAGCAGCTTGGTAGGTTCTACTACCAAGCCGGCTACGAAACCGGCCACTTCGACTTCTGCGACTCGCACGTCGACTACTGCCACGCGGCCCACCTCCCGTCCGACTTCCACCAGCACGACGAGGCCAAGTGCTGTTTCCGATGCACGCAAGAGACTAAGCACGGCTACCCCGTCTTCAGCTACCAAGTCTGCTGAGCAGGATGCTGAAAAGCTGCAGGCGCTCCAAAACCAGCTTTCGGAAAGTGAAGGCACTGTCGCCAGTCTCCGTGCAGAATTGGAGTCGGTCAACGAAAAGTTAGGTCAACTCTCTGTCTCTGGAGAGGGTGATTCCATCAAGGATGACTCTGCTTCTGATGGTCTCAAGGCTGAGCATGCCGCTGAAGTCGAGCGATTGACTGCAAGCCACGAGCAGGCGCTCAAGGCCTTGCAGATGCAGCTCGAAGAGGCAGACACCAAGCGGAAGGAATTGGAAGAAAAGTCGGTTCAGGACCTGGAGAACGCTGCGAAATCCGCTGCTGAGCAGGGTGACGAGAAAACTGCTGCCGCCTTTGAGGAGCTGAAGCAATCTCACCAAGCCCAGATGGAGGCGCTTGAGAAGGAGCTGTCTGAGCAAAAGGCCGCTGCAACGGAATATGGGGAGCAAGTCAACAGCCTCAAGCAGGAACTCGAAACCCTCAAGGCCACTTTTCAAGAGGAGAAGGCCATGGCTCTCGAAGGTCTGGAGCGGGAACTCAAGGGACGCGACCAGGTTATCGAGAATCTGAACACGGAAATGCAGCGATTGGACGATGCCAAGGAGCAGGAGGTGCGCGCCGCTGAGGAGAACGCTAAGCAAACCGTTTTGGGTCTTGAAGAGAAGGTTGCATCGCTCGAAGCCAAACTCAGTGAAACTGAGCCCGCAGACGTAGAAAAGAAGGGCGAATATGAGGCCTCGTCGCCAGAGGCTGTGactgagaaggagaaggaggttgTAGAGCTCAAGCAGGCCTTGGAAAAGCTCCAGAGTGAGCTCGAAGAGACCCGCGCAACGGCCGCGACGGAATTGAGTGAGAAGCTCAAGCAGTTGGAATCCAACCACGAAGTAGCAATTGCCAAGCTCAAGTCTGAGCACGAAGAGGCTCTTGCGTCTGCTACTGCATCCCACGCGCAGGAATTGGCCGTGGCCAAGGAGGCTGTCGAATCGTCCGACTCTACCGCCAAGTCCCAGGAGCTCCAAGAGCTTCGAGAGGCGCTTGAAGCTGCCAATGCGGCTGCGCTGAAGGGGCGAGAGGAAGCTGTCAACGAGATCAAGACTGCGCATGAGGCGGAACTGCAGTCGCTCCAACAGAAAATTGAGACATCCGAGCAAGCCTTGACCGAAGCCAAGCAATCTGCAGAAAAGGGTGCTAGCTCCAGCCAGGAGATCGATTCCCTTAAGGAGAAGATCGCCGCCCTGGAGTCTCAACTGTCGACTGGCGAGGAGGCTGCTCAGAGCAAACAGCAAGAAGTAGAGGCATTGCAGCAGAACCTCTCCACTCTTGAGGACAAGGTCAAGGCCAACGAGGAGCGTGCCGCTGCCGCGGAGAAGGCACTCGAAGAGCACGCCCAGCAAGCTACTGGCGTCACTGAGGATCACTCGCAAGCCCTGGAGGCGTTAAAGGCAGAGCACTCTGCGGAGCTCGAAAAGGCCCGTGCTGAGGCTTCTGAATCCCACGAGGGTGCTCTGCGTGACATCCAGCTCAAGTACAACGACCTGATTTCGAAACACCAGGACTTGGAATCCAACCATGGACAAAAGGTGGAGGCCGTCGAGGCCGAGCTGAAGACTGTCTTGGAACGCCACACGGGTGAGATTGCCTCGCAGGCCGAGCTCCGGGAGAAGGAGATTGCGGAACTCCAACAGCAGTTCGAGAAGACCAAGGCCAGCTTGCGTGCTGAGGTCGAGGCAGCTCAGTCATTCAAGACTATTGAAGCCGAGGCTGAGCACAGCAGGGCCATTGAGACGCTCCTTGGCGCtcaggaggagaagatgtCTAAGCTCCGTGCCGATCTCGAATCTTCCAACCAGGTTAAGCTTGATGAGCTCCAGAAATCCCACGACGAGGTGTTGGCTGAAATTAAGGGCCAGCTGGCTGAGGCCCAGTCCGCGGCGCAGGACACCTCTGTCGTTGAGGGTCTTAAGTCAACAATTGTGGACCTTGAGCACAAATTGGCAGACGCTGAGGCCAAGTCGAACACTGCTGGTGATGAACTGGCCAGCATGCACAGTGCTGAGAAGGCTGAGTTGGAGCAGAAGGTCCAGGCTGCTAATGCGCAAGTGGAAGAACTGCAGAAGTCTCTCGGTGCATCCGACATCGCCAAGGCTGAGATCGACAACGTCCTGAACCAACTTGCGGCCTCGCAGGAGGAACTGACCCAGCTTAAGACCAAGAGTGAGGCTGCCAGCAACGAGCTCGAGCAGTCCAAGATGCAAGCCCGGACCTTCGAGGAGAAACTCGCCCAGGGCGAGAAGGACTTGAATGACCAGATCGACAAGAACATGTCGCTACTGAACCAGCTGGGTGAAGTCGATTCGGCAATCGCAGCCAGCCGCAAGCGTGTTCGCGAGTTGGAAGCCGAAGTGGCAGCATTGAAGAGTGGCGCCAAGGGCAGCACTGGCCTCGAAGGTAGTCGATGGGCGCCAGAGAACAAGGAGGACGCTGGTCCAGCCGCAACGGAAGGTGAGGACCTCGGTTCATCTATTGAGGGAACG ATGGCCAGCCTTCAGGAACAGCTTAAGTTTATTCGAACGACCAACGATGACTGGTGCGATGAACACAGACG ACTCGTCACCGACCTCGTGAACTTATCCGAGAAAGTCACCGGCGAGAACAGCCATCCGTCAACACCCCGCCCTGAGCTGATGTTGCGAAGCAGAAGTGAGCGATCTGGAGAGGCATCGTCGTAA
- a CDS encoding uncharacterized protein (COG:S;~EggNog:ENOG410PZH6) gives MPSSRSRKRDSTLQTLDILNNVGSAKPNANVNAGSRVLPPRRKLHAVSRAQVTKSDDVWKLPRSPEKRAEDAGRERVGVSEPITPRRSTRIRETRSSGDRDVNVVNGSGGRRSLMFMRGVNYHESEEEEEEEEEEESDEGSGDEHNYEEEQEEEEEDDDDDNEQEIRLFSDDEPENAKRPNTRTLRKRSHEQSDNQEFPSFLSPTALLNGLVPSSDDEPDERDETGETYANNTGQDGSGDSEAEQSNAEVLGEAETNRPSESRKWRPPPTPVVEIRLPPSSSHKARSSPPEREMRDHAEGESNESDFEMGRLVDSAPNDEQSSRTSKPRGSPEQEMHSGHTDEELENESDESESEEKQLDDPEARRAATASIVQKLRSLQAKPEMRGNQIQREEGRMADNRVDKGDRSTRTRTSIPHRPRSSPDQVIQSGQADGESEKESDHSSPERQPTDGEAQRAGNARLRRLLAQLETRRNRTQRESDGSKSKEEQLPDDTVNDNRGSASSFEPEDEQDSSSSSPQPSDVDEEDFPQRQPRKRRRVERYSPGLTRPQRNRNTMFVTEESEDSENEIEKNEESDNEEDEAERAAAIAEEEEQARKLQWMEEAMRLGGQQVNWLILTRTAKELKQLVDPALAESFVNIWTTIRVLSRLYGERDYRPSDMMLRQCDNLFGSIRCEGERLLDQAYHLATTSNGTRDEVYACDLVDEFEARVFPEMVKLVFACFKVYYTDADMFPGIHDHFRRVLVLLRQLCDRTTSMKMQRIVHGTVRCKESGRALNAIIKALDSRGLRRRKSERPYSSISDRSGQDGSRGSIVIEDDAGREWSQEEGLALIDGLRTYQGPDRYLRIIGHFGHRLRNRTQQELRTKAIQVHDRMRPKIALQVKTADGRRQWEWLLSVRA, from the exons ATGCCATCGTCGCGCTCTCGAAAACGTGACTCGACCCTTCAAACCCTCGACATCCTGAATAATGTCGGCAGCGCAAAGCCAAACGCCAATGTCAACGCCGGTTCGCGTGTGCTCCCGCCGCGTCGCAAGCTCCACGCGGTCTCTCGTGCCCAGGTCACCAAGAGCGATGATGTTTGGAAATTACCGAGGTCGCCAGAGAAGCGTGCAGAGGATGCTGGGAGGGAAAGGGTTGGCGTTAGTGAGCCGATTACGCCGCGACGGTCTACGAGGATTCGGGAGACTAGATCTTCGGGGGACCGTGATGTTAACGTTGTGAATGGGAGTGGGGGCCGGAGGTCGCTGATGTTTATGCGGGGAGTTAACTACCATGAGagtgaggaagaggaggaggaggaggaggaggaggaaagtGACGAAGGGAGTGGGGATGAGCACAACTATGAGGAGGaacaggaagaggaggaagaggatgatgacgacgacaACGAGCAAGAGATCCGCCTATTTTCAGACGATGAGCCTGAAAATGCCAAACGGCCGAATACACGTACGCTACGGAAAAGGTCACACGAACAATCAGACAATCAGGAATTCCCGAGCTTCCTCTCTCCTACTGCACTTCTCAATGGCCTGGTGCCATCCAGTGACGACGAACCTGACGAACGCGATGAGACCGGTGAAACCTACGCCAACAACACTGGACAGGATGGAAGCGGTGATTCAGAGGCGGAACAGTCAAACGCAGAGGTGCTTGGCGAGGCTGAAACCAATCGACCCAGTGAGAGCAGGAAATGGCGTCCTCCGCCAACTCCAGTAGTCGAGATAAGGTTGCCTCCAAGTTCATCACATAAAGCACGCAGTTCACCACCAGAGCGGGAGATGCGAGATCATGCAGAGGGGGAATCCAATGAATCTGATTTCGAGATGGGACGATTGGTCGATAGCGCGCCAAACGACGAGCAGTCGAGCAGAACGAGTAAACCACGGGGTTCACCAGAGCAGGAGATGCACAGTGGTCATACAGATGAGGAATTAGAAAATGAGTCTGACGAATCTGAGTCAGAGGAGAAGCAATTGGACGATCCCGAAGCCCGACGAGCGGCCACAGCGAGTATAGTGCAAAAATTACGAAGTTTACAAGCAAAGCCGGAGATGCGGGGGAATCAAATAcaaagagaagaggggaGGATGGCCGACAATAGGGTAGACAAAGGCGATCGATCGACCAGAACGAGAACGAGTATACCACATAGGCCACGGAGCTCACCAGATCAGGTGATACAGAGTGGTCAGGCAGATGGGGAATCTGAGAAGGAATCTGACCACTCATCGCCGGAGAGGCAACCAACCGACGGTGAAGCCCAACGAGCGGGCAATGCAAGATTACGGAGGTTACTAGCACAGTTGGAGACGCGGAGGAATCGTACACAAAGAGAATCTGATGGGTCCAAATCAAAAGAGGAGCAGTTACCCGATGATACGGTAAATGACAACCGGGGATCCGCTTCGAGTTTCGAACCGGAAGATGAACAAGATTCCAGCAGCTCTTCTCCCCAGCCGTCTGAtgtggatgaagaggacTTTCCACAACGTCAGCCTAGAAAACGACGGCGTGTTGAGCGCTATTCTCCGGGACTCACCCGACCTCAAAGGAATCGGAACACAATGTTTGTAACTGAGGAGAGCGAAGACAGCGAAAACGAAATTGAAAAAAATGAAGAATCTGATaatgaggaagacgaggcaGAGAGGGCAGCAGCCATcgcagaggaagaagagcaggcCAGAAAGCTTCAATGGATGGAGGAGGCGATGAGACTTGGTGGACAACAAGTGAACTGGCTTATCTTGACTAGAACAGCCAAAGAACTGAAGCAACTGGTTGATCCTGCTTTAGCCGAGTCGTTTGTGAACATATGGACAACAATCAGAGTACTATCTCGGCTTTATGGGGAAAGGGATTATCGGCCGTCTGACATGATGCTCAGACAATGTGATAATCTCTTCGGGAGCATTCGCTGTGAAGGAGAGAGATTGCTTGACCAAGCCTATCATTTGGCCACCACGTCCAATGGAACTCGTGATGAAGTCTATGCGTGTGACCTAGTGGACGAATTCGAAGCACGAGTGTTTCCGGAAATGGTGAAGTTGGTTTTTGCCTGTTTCAAGGTGTACTATACCGACGCGGACATGTTCCCTGGAATTCATGATCACTTTCGTCGTGTGCTTGTTCTCCTCCGGCAGCTTTGCGATCGCACGACGAGTATGAAGATGCAGCGGATTGTGCATGGTACGGTGCGCTGCAAAGAATCTGgacgagcactgaacgccatcaTCAAAGCGCTAGATTCACGGGGATtacgaagaagaaaatcagAAAGACCCTACAGCTCCATCTCGGACAGGTCCGGACAGGATGGATCACGCGGTTCTATAGTGATCGAGGACGACGCTGGCCGTGAGTGGTCTCAGGAAGAGGGCCTAGCTCTGATTGATGGACTGCGGACGTATCAGG GGCCTGACCGGTACCTCCGGATCATAGGGCACTTCGGGCATCGACTGCGGAACCGGACCCAGCAGGAACTGCGCACAAAGGCGATACAGGTGCATGACAGGATGCGGCCAAAGATTGCGTTGCAGGTAAAGACGGCAGATGGACGACGACAGTGGGAGTGGTTGTTGAGTGTGCGGGCGTAG